From the genome of Vanessa atalanta chromosome 30, ilVanAtal1.2, whole genome shotgun sequence, one region includes:
- the LOC125075281 gene encoding zinc finger protein 596-like isoform X2, whose protein sequence is MHFRKMTTRNIRTVNVVPIPKIKKERFSDQEDEDTVSCRICNKGFITEKALLNHARVEHIDEYMAGQDLCLRKHVKQKRKYTEDEKRTIELKTEELISSMEPTDIMSLASNDVSYIIIKANGQPEIKKWKKDKLKVEKEKPEKVVKTVVRKEREVKAISGPFECLQPSPHSSEGLCHQMFLSCCAYSAHHRDEHTRRRKALRCQVCEKPLALAPQDAHACQICGMGFENSKDLFDHSQTAHIKLKPFQCTICQKRFTQQGGVQQHMRMHTGDRPFPCTFCPKAFTQKSGLDQHLRIHTKVKPYRCIICSKAFSQSVHLQQHMRTHTNVAPFQCGICQKRFKQSSHLNYHLKYHNPANMTDEQKERYAKLVQLMGQGEMVEVEIDTSQPEVMLEQVQSDDIATCVVDDSGNWCEVKCDEQTL, encoded by the exons ATGCATTTTCG aaaaatgACGACTCGTAATATTCGAACGGTCAATGTAGTTCCGATACCTAAAATAAAA AAAGAGAGATTTAGCGATCAAGAAGACGAAGACACAGTGTCGTGTAGAATCTGCAATAAGGGCTTCATAACAGAAAAGGCTCTTTTAAATCATGCAAGAGTGGAACATATAGATGAATACATGGCTGGGCAAGATTTGTGTCTAAGAAAACATGTGAAGCAG AAACGTAAATACACAGAGGATGAAAAGCGTACCATTGAATTGAAAACAGAGGAATTGATATCATCGATGGAACCGACTGATATCATGAGCCTGGCCTCGAATGACgtcagttatattataattaaggcaAACGGGCAACCGGAGATTAAGAAATGGAAGAAGGACAAGTTGAAG gTAGAGAAAGAAAAACCAGAGAAAGTTGTGAAGACGGTTGTGAGGAAGGAAAGAGAAGTAAAAGCGATTAG CGGCCCGTTCGAATGCCTGCAGCCGTCGCCGCACAGCAGCGAGGGCCTGTGCCACCAGATGTTCCTGTCGTGCTGCGCGTACTCCGCGCACCACCGCGACGAGCACACGCGCCGCCGCAAGGCGCTGCGCTGCCAAGTGTGCGAGAAGCCGCTCGCCCTCGCGCCGCAGGACGCGCACGCCTGCCAg ataTGCGGAATGGGTTTTGAAAATTCCAAAGATCTATTCGACCACAGTCAGACGGCGCACATTAAACTCAAACCCTTCCAGTGCACGATATGCCAGAAACGCTTCACCCAACAGGGGGGCGTGCAGCAGCACATGCGAATGCACACCGGCGACCGGCCATTCCCATGCACGTTTTGCCCGAAGGCCTTCACACAAAAATCCGGCCTCGATCAACACTTACGGATACACACGAAAGTGAAACCTTACAGATGCATCATTTGCAGTAAGGCTTTCTCGCAGTCCGTGCACCTGCAGCAGCACATGCGGACGCACACCAACGTAGCGCCATTCCAATGCGGGATATGCCAGAAACGCTTCAAGCAGAGCAGCCACCTAAACTACCATCTGAAATACCACAATCCAGCGAACATGACCGATGAACAGAAGGAGAGATACGCGAAGTTGGTCCAGCTGATGGGTCAAGGTGAAATGGTCGAGGTGGAGATCGACACTAGCCAACCGGAAGTGATGCTGGAACAGGTGCAGAGCGATGACATTGCGACGTGCGTGGTCGACGATAGCGGGAATTGGTGTGAGGTGAAATGTGATGAACAGACATTGTGA
- the LOC125075281 gene encoding zinc finger protein 596-like isoform X1: protein MSCHFDIFNFFTNSIVLHFSFYFLYLIKKKKTSTNLFPESDRRKMTTRNIRTVNVVPIPKIKKERFSDQEDEDTVSCRICNKGFITEKALLNHARVEHIDEYMAGQDLCLRKHVKQKRKYTEDEKRTIELKTEELISSMEPTDIMSLASNDVSYIIIKANGQPEIKKWKKDKLKVEKEKPEKVVKTVVRKEREVKAISGPFECLQPSPHSSEGLCHQMFLSCCAYSAHHRDEHTRRRKALRCQVCEKPLALAPQDAHACQICGMGFENSKDLFDHSQTAHIKLKPFQCTICQKRFTQQGGVQQHMRMHTGDRPFPCTFCPKAFTQKSGLDQHLRIHTKVKPYRCIICSKAFSQSVHLQQHMRTHTNVAPFQCGICQKRFKQSSHLNYHLKYHNPANMTDEQKERYAKLVQLMGQGEMVEVEIDTSQPEVMLEQVQSDDIATCVVDDSGNWCEVKCDEQTL from the exons ATGTCATGtcattttgacatttttaattttttcacaaaCTCCATAGTACtgcatttttctttttattttctttatttaattaaaaaaaaaaaaacgagcacCAATCTATTCCCAGAATCGGATCGAAG aaaaatgACGACTCGTAATATTCGAACGGTCAATGTAGTTCCGATACCTAAAATAAAA AAAGAGAGATTTAGCGATCAAGAAGACGAAGACACAGTGTCGTGTAGAATCTGCAATAAGGGCTTCATAACAGAAAAGGCTCTTTTAAATCATGCAAGAGTGGAACATATAGATGAATACATGGCTGGGCAAGATTTGTGTCTAAGAAAACATGTGAAGCAG AAACGTAAATACACAGAGGATGAAAAGCGTACCATTGAATTGAAAACAGAGGAATTGATATCATCGATGGAACCGACTGATATCATGAGCCTGGCCTCGAATGACgtcagttatattataattaaggcaAACGGGCAACCGGAGATTAAGAAATGGAAGAAGGACAAGTTGAAG gTAGAGAAAGAAAAACCAGAGAAAGTTGTGAAGACGGTTGTGAGGAAGGAAAGAGAAGTAAAAGCGATTAG CGGCCCGTTCGAATGCCTGCAGCCGTCGCCGCACAGCAGCGAGGGCCTGTGCCACCAGATGTTCCTGTCGTGCTGCGCGTACTCCGCGCACCACCGCGACGAGCACACGCGCCGCCGCAAGGCGCTGCGCTGCCAAGTGTGCGAGAAGCCGCTCGCCCTCGCGCCGCAGGACGCGCACGCCTGCCAg ataTGCGGAATGGGTTTTGAAAATTCCAAAGATCTATTCGACCACAGTCAGACGGCGCACATTAAACTCAAACCCTTCCAGTGCACGATATGCCAGAAACGCTTCACCCAACAGGGGGGCGTGCAGCAGCACATGCGAATGCACACCGGCGACCGGCCATTCCCATGCACGTTTTGCCCGAAGGCCTTCACACAAAAATCCGGCCTCGATCAACACTTACGGATACACACGAAAGTGAAACCTTACAGATGCATCATTTGCAGTAAGGCTTTCTCGCAGTCCGTGCACCTGCAGCAGCACATGCGGACGCACACCAACGTAGCGCCATTCCAATGCGGGATATGCCAGAAACGCTTCAAGCAGAGCAGCCACCTAAACTACCATCTGAAATACCACAATCCAGCGAACATGACCGATGAACAGAAGGAGAGATACGCGAAGTTGGTCCAGCTGATGGGTCAAGGTGAAATGGTCGAGGTGGAGATCGACACTAGCCAACCGGAAGTGATGCTGGAACAGGTGCAGAGCGATGACATTGCGACGTGCGTGGTCGACGATAGCGGGAATTGGTGTGAGGTGAAATGTGATGAACAGACATTGTGA